The Mycolicibacterium fluoranthenivorans genomic interval ATGACCACGACGGTCGACACGACCGGAACCGCCAGCCCGACAAACCGGTTCAGCGCGGTGCGGTCGAACACCGGGGATTCGTCGAGTACGGCGATCGCATCGATGACGTCTTCGACGAGCGGCCGATAGCGCTCGGTGCGGCTGACCGACACCAACGTCAGCAGCGATCCGTCGACGACACCCGCATCGTCGAGCGATTCGGTCGCCTTCAGCGGCGGAGCGCCCGGCCGCGCGAACGCCCACTCCCCCTGCGCCTTGAAGTCGAACCCCGCCAGCACCTCGGCCGGTGTGTCATCCAGCAGATCCGCCAGTACGGCCACCGTCTCGTCGATGTAGGTCTCGATCGAGGCGGCGGCCGGCAGCACCAGGTCGGTGAGACGGCGTCCGGTCAGGATGGTGACTCGGGTCGTTGCCGGGCGGCCGGGCGTCACGCTCGTGGACGCGGGTGCGACCGCACCGGTTGAGGTGGCGGTCAACGACGTTCGAGGCGGTCGAAGTCGTCGGACAGCGCCGCAGCGAGTTCCACGATCCGGCGCTGGAAGGTGCTGCCCAGCAGTTCGAGCTGGATCTCGGTACCGGCGGCGATGTGCTTGTCCCAGGGCAGCACGATCACCCGGCCGGGTGCGACATGCCGTTCGAACTGCTGCACGAGGTCTTCCACGTCGATGTTGGTCTTGCCCGGGGTGACGTGGTTGATCACCACGCACGACCGGCCCAGCAGATCTTGATAGCCGTTCTGCCGCAACCAGTCCATGGTGACGGCGGCCTGGCGGGCCCCGTCGATGGAGGCGCTCGCGACGATCACCAGACCGGACACCGTGGACAGCACACCGCGCGCGGCCGGCTGGAACAGCCCGGCGCCACAGTCGGCGAGCACGAGGTTGTAATAGCGCGAGACGATGCCGACCGCGCCCTTCCAGTCGTCGTCGTTGAACTCGCGCCGGGCGGCGCTGTACTCCTCCGAGGACAACACCTCGAGGTTGGCGCCGTTCATGCTGGTGTACGCCCGGATGTCGTTGTAACGGGATAACTCTTGGTCGGACAACAGATCTGAGATCGTGGCCGCGGACTGCCGGCCCGCCCGGTCGGCGAGGTTTCCGCCGTCGGGGTCGGCGTCGATGGCCAGGATACGGTCGCCGCGGACCCGGCTCAGCGCCGAACCGAGCGCCACGGTGACAGCGGTCTTTCCGACGCCGCCCTTGAGCCCGAACACGCCGATCTGGTAGGAGTCCCTGGCATTTCGGCGGATTCGCGCGTGCAGGTCCATCTCGTAGATCTCGTCGGGCGAGAGCCCGAGGTTGATCCGGCTGAACACATACAGCCAGTGCCGCCAGCCGCGCTGGGACGGCATCTTCACCGCCGTGCGGACACCGACGTGTGAGAGTGCGTCGATGGCACGGTGATTGCCCATGCTGGCGGCTGAGGTCGGCGCGGGCTGGGCCGGGATCGGCTGGCTTTGCGACCACACCGGTTCCGGCGCCTCGGCGAAGACCTGGCTGGGTGCCGGCGCAGGCGCGGGACGGGCCGGCGGGGCCGGTGCGGGCCGCTGCTGCTCGTGCCGGGCACCGGAGGTCTGGGCGGCGGGCGGCGGGGTGCGCAGCATTCCGTTCTGGGCGCGCTGCGGACCGGTGTGTTGGGCCGGCCGGATCTGCTGGGTGATCTCCGCCTCACGCGGGGCAGGGACGCCCGACGCCTGGGTCTGCGTCGGGGCGACCGGCATCGACGGCGGAGTCACCTCGGTGGCACGCGGCGCCGAGGCGTGGATGGGCATCGGTGGCGGTGTGACCGCCGGTGCCGCACCGTCGATTTCGCTGTTGGCCTCACCGTCGGCGGGGCCGGCGGAGTGGAAGAGCCGGTCATAGTCGGCCGACATGATTACCTCTCATAGGTGATACGCGACTGTGCAAGCAGGAGGTGGGCGGACAAGCCTCAGGCTAGTCCGCCCACCCCACCTGCACTGTGGTTCTAACCGGCGAACATCCCGGTGACGCCGGCTTCGGTCTGCGCCATGGTCTGGGCGGCTTCGTCGACGGTCTGCGCCAGATTCTGCAGCGCGTTGTTCAGCTCGGCCGCCGTGCTGTTCCAGCGGACCTGCAGGGCCTGGTAGGCCTCGCGGGCGGCGCCGTCCCAGGTGGCCGCGAGCCGGCCCAGCGAGGCCTCGCCCTCTTCGAGCAGGCTCTGGGTGGTACCCACGGAGCCGTGGATGTCGGCGGCGCCGGCCATGATGGCGGCGAAATTCCATGTCTGTTGGCTCATGATTCGATTTCTCCGTTTCGGTGGTGGTAGGTGATTCGGGTGCTAGATCATCCGGCTGGCGAGGGCGCTGGCCTGGTCCTCGTCGGTGCTGCCGTACTGCGTGCCACCGATGCCCAGGTTCTCGGAGATGTCGTCGAGCTCCCGGTTCTGCTGCGTGGCGGCCTCGTGGAAGCGCAGCAGGGCGGCCTGCGCGGCGGTCGCCGACGCACCGACCCACGCCGGCTGCAGGCCGGCCGCGGTGGCCTCGACGTGGGCCATCACGGTCCTGAGTTCGTCCGCGATGCGCTGGAAGTTGGCCGACTCGCCCGCGATGACGGAGAGATCGGCTTCCATCCCCTGTCCTGAAGTCATGGTGAAGCTACCTTTCCTTTTCCTGTGTCCTCACCACGTGTTGGCGAGTCTTCCAGCCCCCTCGGCCGGGAAGTTTGGGTGTTGCCGGTGCCGGTCATCGGTCGTCACCAGTCGTCGTCGTCTTCATCGAAACCATGGGCCAGCGGTGACGGGGTGGCGAGCGCCTCCCGCTTGCCACCGCTCTTCTCGCGCTGAGCGGCGCCGTTCATCGGGCCACCGCCGCCCGATCCGGCACCCACCGGCGCCAGACCGGCACCGGCTCCCCCGGCGGATGCTCCGGTCGGCGCCGGAGTCGACTGAGCCGGCGACCCGACCAGACTGGACATCAGCGGTGTCCGGGCCAGCGTGCCGCCGGCGCCCGGCAGCGACGCGGCGCGCACCAGACCCGCGCCCGATGTCGCACCCGAGCCGCCCAGCAGCGGGTGCTCCGAGAACGGGCTCGCGCCGATCAGACCGAACTGCCGGCCGCCACTTCCGCCCATCTGACCGAAGATCGAGCTCACCTGCTGCAACGGTTGGGTCAGCGTCTGCGCCCCCTGCGTGACGCCCTGTGTCATCTGCTGAGGCGCCTGGATCAGCGACTGGCCCAGTTGCGACGCGATCTGCAGGCCCTGTTGCATCCCTTGCTGCAGCATCTGCTGGGTCTGCTGGCCCTGAGCCTTATCGGCTTTCTGTGCCGCCCCCTGGGCACGCTGCTCACCCTGATTCGCAAATGCCGCACCCCGGCCCGCCGTCAGCCCGGCCGACTCCACGGTCGCCTGCATGGTGGTGTGCGCGAAGGCGGCCTCGCGCAGCGCCGAGCCGGGCAGGGTCGCGGCGAGCTGCCCCGAGGCCATGCCCAGTGCCGACTCCCCGACCCCCGGCACGACGATGGGCGTCATCGGCAGAATCGGTTCGAAGATGGTGTTGGCCGTGGTCTCGGCCTGGTACCCGAACATCACGGCGGCGGCCTGTTCCCACATCCGGACGTAGTCGGCCTCGTTGATGCCGATCGGAACCGCATTCACGCCGAGGAAGTTGGTGGCGTTGAGCACCGCATTCGTGACGTGGTTCATCTCGATCTCGGGCAACGGCGGCGTCACCGCCATGGCCAGCGCGTACGAATTCGCTTGTGCGATGGCCTGCATAGCGCGCTTCTGCGATTGCAGCGCGGCGGTGCGCAGCCACACCACCATCGGCGTGGTCGCGGTGACCGCCTGCTCGCTGGCCTGGCCCTGCCAGGAACCCGACAGCGAGGCGAGACTGGCCGCGAGTTCTTCGGCCTGCGTCTCCAGCGAGATCGCCAGAGTTTCCCACGCCGCCGCCGCCTGGAGCATCGGCGTCGGGCCGGCACCGGCCATCAGGCGGCCGGTGTTGATCTCCGGTGGCAATGCCTCATAGAACATCGTCAACATTGCGGGGACTGCAGACATTGTTTGCCAGCTTCGCTCTCGTCAATTCTTGGCGGTCGCCGAGCCGGTCACATCAGGGTGGCGGCGCCCTCGGCGTCCACCGTCGTGTAGATGCCGGAAGACTCCAGATAGGCGGCGCCGGCGCGGGCCAGTTCCTGCTGGGCGTAGGCATTCAGCGCCGCAACCTGGGCGGCCTCGCTGGCAAAGGCGAGGGCCGCCTGGACCGACACCTCTTCGGCCCCTGCAGGCAGCAGGGCCATAGCCTCACTGGTCGCGGTGGTTCCGGTGGCGAGTCCGCGTCCCCCGTTGGCAACCACCTGGCTGCCGATGCCCAGCACCGCGGGCGAGTGTTCCATCGGTTGCATGTGCAGTTCCTCCTCAACGGTTCCAAACGAGCTGGATGACATCTTTGGGATGGGGACCGCAAGTCCTGCCGTGGCGCTTCAATCGTGGACCCCCCGATCCGTTTGCTACCCCGTCGCCGTCAATTTTGCCAGGCGACTCGAAATCCATACTAACCGTGGTTTTGGGGTGGTGCCGACACTTCTTCTTCCGGAGGATCGACATACGCCGCCTGAATCACCTCCTTCGCGTCCGGAGAGACGAGAAGTGCCTGGCCAGGCGGCCTGCGCTTGAGCTTGAACGCACTCGACGGGAACTCGGTCTTGTCGCCGGAGAGGAACAGCGTCGGGGTCCCCGCGCCGTAGGCCGCCCCGACGAACCGGTCCATCGTGGCCCGCTGCGCCTGACTCATCTGGCACGTGACGACGAGGTGCAGGCCGATGTCCGCGGCCGCGGGCAGCAGGGGCCACAACGGCGCCATCGGAGGCAGGCCGCCCGCGGCCGCCACCACCATGTGCCAGTCGTCGATGAGCAGCACGATATCGGGGCCCGACCACCAGGATCGGGACCGCAATTGGGAGGTCGTGAGGTCCGCCGGCGGGAGCCTCTTCTGGAGCAGAACCGCCAGCCCCTTCACCGACTCGTCGAACGTCGCGGCATTGCGATTGATTGCTCCGGCCGACAGCAGATGACTCTCGGGAACCGCATCCAGCAAACCCGATCGGAAGTCACCGACCATGAACCGCACCTGATCTCGATTGTTGCGCAAGCAAATAGCTTGGGCGATCGCATGCGCGATCCGGGTCTTGCCGGACTTGGGCGCACCGAAGACCAACACATGCGGCGTGCGCTGCATATCGGTGTAGGACACCGACAAGTCGGACTCGCGCACGCCCAGCGGAATGGTCCACCGCGTGCGGTAGTCGGCATCGGGTCCGGGCGGATTGGGGTCCATCTCGTTCAGGTAGATCCGGCTGGGCAGGACTCTGACCTGCGGGGCTTCCTCGGTGTGCAGCGATGCGATGTGGTCGACGGCCGCGGTGATGGCCGGCACCAGGTCGGCACCGCTGTGCACACCGTCCAGGCGCGGCACCCCGATCATCAGGTGGTGCTTCTCCAACGAGATCGCCCGGCCCGGCCGGTTGGCCGGGATCTCCCTGGTCATCCGGTCTATCTGCGTCTCGTTGACATCGCCGAGCCGGAACTCCACCTTGGTGCCCAGGTAGTCCCGGACCCGGGAGCGCAGCTCGGTCCAGCGCGGTGTGGCAATCACGGTGTGCACCCCGAACGCCAGGCCCTGGGCGGCCAGGTCCTGCACCACCGGCTCCAGATCGGGGAACTCGCCGACGAACGCCGGCCAGCCGTCGATGACGAGGAAGACGTCCCCGAACGGGTCCTGCGACGCCGCGTGATTCGGGTCCTCCCGCATCTGCCGGTACGCGGCGATGGAACCCACCCGGTACTGCTTGAACGTCGCTTCCCGCTGCCGCAGCACGGCCTTGATCTCCGCCACGGCCCGGTTGACCCGGTCCGGCTCGGCGCGGGTGGCGACCCCGCCGACATGCGGCAGCCCTTCCAGGTACATCAAACCGCCACCACCCATGTCGATGCAGTAGAACTGCACCTGGCGGGGAGTGTGCGTGGCCGCGGCCGAGAGCACCAGGGTCTGCAGGAAGGTGGACTTCCCGGTCTGGGGCGCCCCGCCGACGGCGATGTTGCCGCCGGCTCCGGACACATCGATACCCCAGACCTCCTGGCGGTGCCGGCGCGGCTCGTCCATGATCCCGAGCCCGAAACGCAACGGCTGCCGGTGATCCCGCTCGACGAGCTCGTTGACCGGGGTGGGATCCGCCAGCGGGGGCAGCCACATCTTGTACGCCCGCACCTCACCGGTGGTCAGCTGTTCGAGGACCACCTCGCGCAGCACCCGCTGGTCACCGAGTTCGGTCATACCGTTGGTCATGACACCGCCCCCGCGTCCAGCAGCGGTGCCGCCGTGAAGGGCTGAATGCGCACCACCTGGCGCTTGGGCTGGGCCCGTGGCGCATCGTCGTCGGCGTCCGCGAGCACGGTGGGCACATAGTTGGTACCGGTGTAGACACTGTGGAATTTCACCGGGTCCTCCATCCCCACCCGCAGGAATCCGACACCGCTCTCCTTGTTGGTGATGTACTGCGCCTCCGGCGTACCGATCACCGCCTTGGATTCCGCGGAACTGGTGGTGCGCAAGGCAATCCGGTACGTGAGGTTGGGCTCGAGCTTGTCGATCCGGACACCGCCGGTGTTCAGCGACTGGGTGGCCAGCAGCAGATGCACCCGCAGCGACCGGCCGACGCGGCAGATCCGGTCGAACAGCGCGATGAAATCGGGGTGGTTCTGCAGAAGCTCGGCGAACTCGTCGACGACGACGAACAGTGTCGGCAGCGGAGCCAGATCGGCCCCGCGTTCACGATGCTTCTCGTACTCGGCCACCCCGGAGAGCGCACCGGCGGCACCGACCTGCATACCCGCCTGGCGCAGAATGGACTGCCTGCGGTCCAGCTCACCGGTCAGCACCTCACCCATCCGGCTGACCAGCTCGGCCTCCTCCTCCATGTTGGTGACCACCGCCGCGGTATGCGGCAGCTTCTCCATGCCGAGGAAGGTGGAGCCACCCTTGAAGTCGGTGAGCAGCAGATTCACCTGGTCCGGGTGATGCGTCGCGGCCAGCGACAGGATCAGGGTGCGCAGGAACTCTGATTTACCGGAACCTGTTGTCCCGATAAGCATTCCGTGCGGACCGGCGCCGAACTCGGCGCCTTCCTTGATGTCCAGGTGCATGATGTCGCCGGTCTTGAGCTCATGCCCGAACGGAATCCGCAGCCGGTCCCGGTCGGTGTCGGTGAACATCCGCCAGCGCGCGGGGGTGACCTCTTCCACCGTCTGCGCACCGACCAGCTGGTGCCACTCGGTGGCGACCTTCTTCTGCACCCGGGTGGTCTTGTCGATGATCGTCCCGGTGATGGACCAGCCGGCCAGCTTCCTGGCGATGCGGCCCGCCTGGGCCGGCGTCATGGAATCCGCCACCCGGACCACCTGGCGCCAACCCTGTTGGGCCAGTTTGTCTTCGGCAGATCCGTCGGCATTAACCTTCAGTTTGTACGCCGATCCCCGGTGATTACCCAGCGTGATCACCGTGACACCGGCACGGCCGTCCACCGGGAAGCCGGCCCGGCCACCGGTGAGGTCGATGACGACGACATAGGCGCCGGCCGGTGCGGCGTCGGCGGTGTGCGGACCGCGCGCCGTGAGATCGGACAGTCCGTCCGGCCGGGTGAACACCAGCCGGGTCGGGCCGGCCACGTCGGTGTCGGACTGGTGCTGCGCATGCGGCAGCCACTTCAGCCAGGCCCAGTTCGGGTCTTCCGGGGTATCCGTGAGCACCCGGATCTGCAGCAGGTCCGGCGGATGCAAGACGGCCAGATGGCAGATCATCGCGGTCAGCAGACCGGCCGCACGTTCAGGCTCACCGCCGACGGCGATCGTCGGGAAGGTGCGCAACTGCACCAGTTTCGGGCAGTCGTGGATCAGGCCGTGGGTGCGCAGGAACTTGATCAGCCACATGTGGCTGACGGGCTCCAGGTGCGGCTGTGGCGCACCCTGGGGTCCGGCCAACTCACCGCCCACCGCCGGCTTGAGCAGCCGGTCGACGGCCGGCTCGGCACCGATGCCGATCCGGGTGGCCGCGAAGAAGTCGCCATTGGCCGGCCGCGACCACTGCCGGTTGGTGCCGACCATCGACAGCAGATCGCCGGGATGCGGTGCGTGATAACCGAAGAACGTCACCTGAGCGGCGGCCGAGGTGGTGACCCGAGACCGCAGCCCGGCCAGATACCGCAGGTACTCCTTGCGGTCCGCATTGATCTCGGGCACCTTCTTGCCGCCTGGGCCGCCACCGGCCATGAAGCCGACTGTGCCCATGATCATCATCAGCGGCATCATCAGCATGTAGGGCGACAGCTGCCGGATGCCGGTGAAGACCATGATGGCGAGCATGCCGAGCATGCCGCCACCCATGACATAGGGCAGCGCCTTCTGCAGGCCCGACGGGGGGATCTCGATACCCAGGTCATCCGGTGGGGTGACGTTGATCTCGCCCGGTGTCAACCGGGGGCCCCGCCGGATGGTGGGGGTGAACTTCTTGGTGGTCATCGTCCACCTCCTTTCCTAACGTATCGGCGCACCCGGCGCGGGCATCGGCAGTGGTGCGGCCCCACCCGGCGGCGCGGGGGCGCCCTGGCCGGGCGCCTGCTGGCCGGTCGCCGTGCCCGCGACCTTGCGGGGGTCAGGGTCGGCGGGCAGCGTGTCGTGCTCGAGCAAGGCCGCCTCCTTGGACAGCACCGGACCGTCGACGAGCAGGCTGACCACCTGCCAGGGCGCGGTCAGCGGTGAGGTCAGCCCGAGCACGGTGGCGGTGTCCTGATTCGGCAGGCCGTACCGGATGCCCTGCGGGTCGATGTAGTAGAGCGCCTCGCCATAGCGTGGATCCGGTGACTGCAGCCGGATGAACTGCCCGCCGTCGATGTACACCGTTGCGGTGCCGGCGATCTGGCGAATGCCCGCGTTCATCCGGGCCGCCGGGATCGGCAGATGCCGTCCGCTGAACACGGTCTGGCGCGGCGACTGGTCGCCGGGTTCACGCTGCCAGGACCAGCACAGCGTCGGGGCGTCGTGGCGCAGCCGGATCTCCATCGGCTGATCGGGCAACGGTGACACGAAAACCTGTTCGGCAATCTTGGCGACATCGCTGGCCTCCACCGACGGCGGCGAGATCAGCCCGAACGAGTTGGACGCGCGCAGGGCGGCGGCCGTCGTGCCGTTGACCTTCGCGACACCGTCGGCAAGCACCACATACTGCTGCTCGCCTGCGTCGGTGATCGTCTTGAACACCGACCCGATCACCAGATTCGGCGGCAGGCCAACGGTATTGGGCGCGCCCGCGCCGGCGATCTCCGGCAACTGCCACGGCCCGGCGTTGGGCAGCGCGTTGAACAGACCCTCGGAGATCGGCGTGGGCCGCGCGGTGACCGGGATGCCGACCGCACTGGTCACGGCCCGGTTGGCCAGGTCGATGGAATGCCGGCCGTCCTGGGTCACCAGCCAGTTGCGGTCCTGATAGGACACCAGCACGCCCTGGCTGGGGCGGATCGGCCCGACCGAGGAGTCGACCACCGGCGGCATGATGACCACCGACGTCTCCACCGAAGGTGCGACGCTGTCGGGTTTGGTGACCGTGTCGCACAATGTCCACGTCGACGCCGGCGCACCCAGCGGGGTGGCATACGGCGCGCCCGGGATACCGATCGGCTGGCCCTTCGACATCCGGTTCAGCTCATCGGATTTCACCGCCGAAGGATTGTTGGAGTTACCCAGCACCAAGCGGGCCGACGTCAGGTTGTAGACGGGCCGCAACTCTCCGGTGCCGGGCAGCACGACGTAGAGCTGGTTGGTCGTCCGGTCCACCAGAAGTGAGTCGTCGCCGCGCTTACCGAGTGGTTTGAAGTACGCCAGCAGCGCCGCGCCGAGGCACACCAACACCGCAATCACGATGCCCGCGCTGACCGCCCGGCTGTAGAACTGCAGCGGGTCGTCGTACATCCGGGTATCGCGCCGGACGATCGCATGCTCGACCCGCCGCAGCAGGAAACGCCATCCGCTGACCTGGACCTTGGTGGTGAGCCGGAAACCTGCCATCTGCTCAGGCGCCGATATTCAGGCGGGCGTGCACAGCCTCGATCGCGGCCGCCATGTCCTCGCCGGTGACCTCGCTGAGCGCGTCGACGTCGAGGTTCTCGAAGTCCAGCGAACGAGCCAGCCGCATGTCCCGGCTCTGCTCGCCCGCCTCGACGAGCTGGCGGGCGTACCGGCCGTTGCCCGCGATGTCGAGCGCCGGCTTACCGTTGAGGTTCCGCTGGCTCAGCAGGGTCGCCGCCTCCAGCACACGCTTGGCCGCCTCCTCGTCCAGGCGCGAATCATTGGCCCCCGCAATGACCTTGGCGATCTCGACGATCTCCTCGGGTGCATAGGAATCGAACTCCACGCGGGTGGAGAAACGCGACCGCAGACCGTCGTTGGTCTCCAGCAGTCGGTCGATGTCGGCGCTGTATCCGGCGATGATGACCACGAGTCGGTCGCGGTCGTTCTCCATCCGGGCCAGCAGCGTGTCCAGCGCCTCGGTACCGAACGGGTCGGCGCGGCCGTCCCGCTCCTGCACCAGCGTGTACGCCTCGTCGATGAACAACACCCCGCCGACGGCCCTGTCGATGGTCCGCGACGTCTTCACCGCCGACTGGCCTTCGTACTCGGCGACGAAATCCTTGCGGGAGGTCTCCACCAGTTTGGGTTCGGTGATGACGCCGAGGCCGGCCAGGATGTTGGCCACCACGCGGGCGATGGTGGTCTTGCCGGTGCCGGGCGGTCCGGTGAAGATCATGTGCTTGGACTGCTGGGCGACCTTCATCCCGCGTGCGGCCCGGACCCGGGCCATCTGGGTGGCCGCCCGGTACTTCTCGATCTGCTCCTTGACCCGGCTCAGCCCGATCTGCCGGTCGAGTTCGGCCTGCGCCTCGGCGAGCAGTCGTTCGCGGCCGGAGTTGTCGGCGGCGACGCTGGCGGGATCCCACGGGTCCTTGCGGGCGGCGATCTTCTCGGCGGTGGTGGTCTCCATCCGGTAGGACGGATCGCGCAGGGCCGCTGTCACTTTCGGGGACGGGTGGGTGGCCTGCAGCCATTCCAGCAGCGCGATGGCCGCATCCTCGTTGCCCTGGCTGCGCCGGGTCATCGCCAGGAACCAGGCGATCGCCGGCGCGCACGCCTCACCGGCCGGCGCCGAATTTGCTTCCGTCAGTCTGCGTTCGGCCTCGGTGAACAGACCGAGGTTGGCCACCGCCACACCGTGCGCCACGCTCGCGGCCGCGCCGAGGAACTTGTCCGGCCAGCCGGCCGCGCCCCGCACCTGGTCGATCACATCGGTCCAGCGTTCGGCGGCGCCGTAGATGACCGCCTTGATCCAGGACACCAGGTACTCGGCGCCGGCGGCGGGCGCGTCGTCGAGCGCTTCGATCGCGTCGGCATAGTTGCCCTCGGCGGCTTCGCGCACTGCGAAGGCCATCGTGATGGCCAGTGGCGAGTTCACCGGGTAGGTGATATCCCCGTACAGCCCGCCGATCGGGATCCGGGCCCCCAGGCTGTTCATCGAGACCTCGGCACGGCCGGCGAGCTGGCCGAAGTTGCCGCGGGAGAACCAGGCCCGGAACAGGGTGGCCCGGTCGGTGTCCCCGCACCGGATCCGGCCGACCCATGCGTCGCAGGCGGTCTCGTCGACGGCGGTGATCTCGGTGAACAGTTCCAGGGACCGGGCGGGTGAGCTGGGCAGCATGCCGATCGCGGTGCCGAACAGACTCGCCAGATGTTCAGTCATGGTCACCTGCATACCTGGTCGCGAAAACGTGGGCCTGCGCGGCATCGGCCTCCTCCGGGGAGGGCAGGTCGAGATCGCGCTTCAAGAAGTCCCGGGTGACCACATCGTCCTGGCCTTCCCGCCGCATTCCTTCGAGCATGTAGGTGAACTGCGCGGACCGGGCCTGCGCGGTGGCCAGGCCGGCGATCACGACGATCTCGTCGGCGAGCTGCGCCTCCGTCGACAACACGGCGGCGGGGGCCAGCTCGATCCGCTGCACCCGCCCGTCCATCAGCGCCGTCACCGTCACCGTGCCCGGCGGGTTCGTGACCGAGAACACCGCCACATCCGCGTCGAGGTCCTCTTCGGCAGGCCCCTCGTCGTCATCCACGGGAGCGGGCAGTCCGGCGTCGAACACACTGAAGGCATCGAAAACCGATCCCTCCTGGTCCACGGCCTCGGCGTCGCCTGCCGCGAAGTCCAGCCCGACCAGCTCGTCGAACCCATCCTCGGTCCCCCCGGGATGCGGATAGTCATCGTCGTCGTACGACGGAGTCCCCACCATCGAATGCTCTCTTCAGTCCCCGTCGAAGTAGTCGGTGTCCACCGTGCGTTCGAACCAGGTGCCCGACGGCAGGAATTCGACCAGCCCGTCCAAGGCGCGTTGCAGGTTCTCTTGGGTGCCGGGCAGGAAGCTGCCGAACAACTCGCCGTTGACCCGGCGCGGGATCGAGACGATCCGGCCGAGTGTGGAATCCAGCACGCCGGCGGCGACGGCGGCCTGACTGTAGGTGCCACCGTCGTGCCGTTCGTTCGCCGTGATCTCGACCCAGCTGTCGGGTTCCGCGGTCGCCTGGGCGTACACGCGTGCCGACGCCGGGGAGATGCCGAACTGGGCCAGCTGGTGTGGGGTC includes:
- the eccB gene encoding type VII secretion protein EccB, translating into MAGFRLTTKVQVSGWRFLLRRVEHAIVRRDTRMYDDPLQFYSRAVSAGIVIAVLVCLGAALLAYFKPLGKRGDDSLLVDRTTNQLYVVLPGTGELRPVYNLTSARLVLGNSNNPSAVKSDELNRMSKGQPIGIPGAPYATPLGAPASTWTLCDTVTKPDSVAPSVETSVVIMPPVVDSSVGPIRPSQGVLVSYQDRNWLVTQDGRHSIDLANRAVTSAVGIPVTARPTPISEGLFNALPNAGPWQLPEIAGAGAPNTVGLPPNLVIGSVFKTITDAGEQQYVVLADGVAKVNGTTAAALRASNSFGLISPPSVEASDVAKIAEQVFVSPLPDQPMEIRLRHDAPTLCWSWQREPGDQSPRQTVFSGRHLPIPAARMNAGIRQIAGTATVYIDGGQFIRLQSPDPRYGEALYYIDPQGIRYGLPNQDTATVLGLTSPLTAPWQVVSLLVDGPVLSKEAALLEHDTLPADPDPRKVAGTATGQQAPGQGAPAPPGGAAPLPMPAPGAPIR
- the eccA gene encoding type VII secretion AAA-ATPase EccA, which gives rise to MTEHLASLFGTAIGMLPSSPARSLELFTEITAVDETACDAWVGRIRCGDTDRATLFRAWFSRGNFGQLAGRAEVSMNSLGARIPIGGLYGDITYPVNSPLAITMAFAVREAAEGNYADAIEALDDAPAAGAEYLVSWIKAVIYGAAERWTDVIDQVRGAAGWPDKFLGAAASVAHGVAVANLGLFTEAERRLTEANSAPAGEACAPAIAWFLAMTRRSQGNEDAAIALLEWLQATHPSPKVTAALRDPSYRMETTTAEKIAARKDPWDPASVAADNSGRERLLAEAQAELDRQIGLSRVKEQIEKYRAATQMARVRAARGMKVAQQSKHMIFTGPPGTGKTTIARVVANILAGLGVITEPKLVETSRKDFVAEYEGQSAVKTSRTIDRAVGGVLFIDEAYTLVQERDGRADPFGTEALDTLLARMENDRDRLVVIIAGYSADIDRLLETNDGLRSRFSTRVEFDSYAPEEIVEIAKVIAGANDSRLDEEAAKRVLEAATLLSQRNLNGKPALDIAGNGRYARQLVEAGEQSRDMRLARSLDFENLDVDALSEVTGEDMAAAIEAVHARLNIGA
- a CDS encoding YbaB/EbfC family DNA-binding protein; the encoded protein is MVGTPSYDDDDYPHPGGTEDGFDELVGLDFAAGDAEAVDQEGSVFDAFSVFDAGLPAPVDDDEGPAEEDLDADVAVFSVTNPPGTVTVTALMDGRVQRIELAPAAVLSTEAQLADEIVVIAGLATAQARSAQFTYMLEGMRREGQDDVVTRDFLKRDLDLPSPEEADAAQAHVFATRYAGDHD